The following are encoded in a window of Arctopsyche grandis isolate Sample6627 chromosome 2, ASM5162203v2, whole genome shotgun sequence genomic DNA:
- the LOC143922880 gene encoding uncharacterized protein LOC143922880 isoform X2, with product MKWIVLALLLLSIVFTVSGDGEIWEDEDHGEVLIRNERGAKDKDACRYKKGEWSECDFKSNMRSRTLTLKNGGDTCEPTKLIQKKCKRACRYEKSPWSQCKENGEMTRTDILKANSDASCEPNRLLTKKCTGNKPAKNNKDKGSRRNRQ from the exons ATGAAGTGGATTGTGTTGGCTTTGTTACTTCTGTCGATCGTATTCACCGTCTCGGGTGATGGTGAAATATGGGAAGACGAAGATCACGGAGAGGTACTTATTCGAAATGAACGGGGAGCAAAAGACAAAG ATGCATGCCGATACAAGAAAGGAGAATGGTCGGAGTGTGATTTCAAATCTAATATGCGTTCAAGAACATTGACCTTAAAGAACGGTGGTGATACATGCGAACCGACGAAACTTATTCAGAAGAAGTGTAAACGAg CTTGCCGATATGAAAAATCTCCATGGAGTCAATGCAAGGAAAATGGTGAAATGACACGAACAGACATATTAAAAGCAAACAGTGATGCTAGCTGCGAGCCTAATCgccttttaacaaaaaaatgcacTGGAAATAAGCCCGCCAAAAACAACAAAGATAAAG GTAGTCGACGCAATCGTCAGTAA
- the LOC143922880 gene encoding uncharacterized protein LOC143922880 isoform X1, whose amino-acid sequence MKWIVLALLLLSIVFTVSGDGEIWEDEDHGEVLIRNERGAKDKGKDACRYKKGEWSECDFKSNMRSRTLTLKNGGDTCEPTKLIQKKCKRACRYEKSPWSQCKENGEMTRTDILKANSDASCEPNRLLTKKCTGNKPAKNNKDKGSRRNRQ is encoded by the exons ATGAAGTGGATTGTGTTGGCTTTGTTACTTCTGTCGATCGTATTCACCGTCTCGGGTGATGGTGAAATATGGGAAGACGAAGATCACGGAGAGGTACTTATTCGAAATGAACGGGGAGCAAAAGACAAAGGTAAAG ATGCATGCCGATACAAGAAAGGAGAATGGTCGGAGTGTGATTTCAAATCTAATATGCGTTCAAGAACATTGACCTTAAAGAACGGTGGTGATACATGCGAACCGACGAAACTTATTCAGAAGAAGTGTAAACGAg CTTGCCGATATGAAAAATCTCCATGGAGTCAATGCAAGGAAAATGGTGAAATGACACGAACAGACATATTAAAAGCAAACAGTGATGCTAGCTGCGAGCCTAATCgccttttaacaaaaaaatgcacTGGAAATAAGCCCGCCAAAAACAACAAAGATAAAG GTAGTCGACGCAATCGTCAGTAA
- the LOC143922838 gene encoding uncharacterized protein LOC143922838 — protein sequence MEMHRTRTKIPIKMVCKDNEDEDLLSLSNTTSTSINERITYYPRGQNWRKMFDEETGCDITIDVDGALIRAHKSVLMSRCQYFAAMFSGKSKDSINIMYLDGFSFECVHFALCQIYSGNMNVPQNIDIFELADLADLLNLEGLKELVTHILELEYFHSFHKPCKECIYLISKFLPWSGAIGYGDIYYKILLWVEKYCDEIWPNREFALMPHDVIKKCFLHNTLDIDTENVLETVNRCEKLMFVLPKVSWTASIFRFSLQLLRDCVRYISAHLADVLSADSFLSMAKMADREAIRLEDRITAAIERANPLQVCAAYAQLHRLLRAPSDRLVSEWRDLLTRLAIHCEDALVCCASQAMSTSAWLSLQPDLQARITTYSGVVTSATYSKYLQSTNKFTRERNVERIKYILYSQLGNINRVPMSASRQHLPAPTASKRFFVAPGNSMVSSTKTTNLANMRNSHPVLPTAQSMQYKDVKPRYMNTNKPIKNKEANVLPKKQMSSRNVSLNSKQLCKPVNYTSPNVNKKLTKKPNNVNVTDNLNVAKQTHSKSYLNHSVDSSLNGNRKSKVSDILNENQIKKSLTKSVPVSYVSPYSFRPLDSAKLQKNPFQTSITSKYNYKSNDRSNRELLKTSLTLPEKSKSLAEDKRNISVSDTALSVDSKKNYRTAFNKSPTFKKSSLDYSSSYSSPISHSSQRIISTSPRLRKDNAPLNVVKSLKSNTKGKSTHTFAKSTVSSSAKVTRKPNAKESNSNSQSFSNNSNKANPCDIINIPTKNQESDGTSADDATISMLMTRSRTFLKSEPSVISKDITLDASIEMYPE from the exons ATGGAG ATGCATCGTACAAGAACGAAAATCCCGATTAAAATGGTGTGCAAAGATAATGAAGATGAAGATTTGCTATCTTTATCGAATACTACATCgacaa GCATCAATGAGCGCATCACATACTATCCCAGAGGTCAAAACTGGCGTAAAATGTTCGACGAGGAAACGGGGTGTGATATAACAATAGATGTGGACGGGGCTCTTATCAGAGCTCATAAAAGTGTACTTATGTCCAG GTGTCAATATTTTGCGGCTATGTTTAGTGGAAAATCCAAAGATTCCATTAACATAATGTATTTGGATGG ATTTTCATTCGAGTGTGTGCATTTTGCTCTGTGCCAGATATATTCTGGTAATATGAATGTCCCCCAgaatatagatatattcgaGCTGGCCGATTTGGCTGATTTGTTAAATTTAGAAGGACTCAAAGAGCTAGTCACACACATTCTAGAACtcgaatatttccacagttttCACAAG CCGTGTAAAGAATGCATTTATTTGATATCGAAATTTTTACCATGGTCAGGCGCCATTGGATACGGCgatatatattacaaaattcTATTATGGGTTGAGAAGTATTGCGACGAGATTTGGCCGAACAGAGAATTCGCACTGATGCCGCATGACGTGATAAAGAAATGTTTTCTGCATAACACACTGGACATT GATACGGAGAACGTTCTGGAAACGGTGAATCGATGCGAGAAGCTCATGTTCGTGCTCCCCAAAGTTTCATGGACGGCAAGTATATTCCGATTCTCACTGCAACTCCTCCGAGACTGCGTCCGATACATAAGCGCGCATCTGGCCGACGTGCTTTCAGCAGACTCGTTCTTGTCGATGGCTAAAATGGCTGATCGAGAGGCTATCAGACTGGAAGACAGGATTACGGCCGCTATTGAGCGAGCGAATCCATTACAAGTGTGCGCCGCATATGCCCAACTACACCGGCTGCTACGAGCCCCTTCCGATAGGCTGGTGTCCGAGTGGCGAGATTTATTGACCAGGCTGGCGATCCATTGCGAGGACGCTCTCGTCTGTTGCGCTTCGCAAGCAATGTCCACCTCGGCTTGGTTGTCGCTGCAGCCAGATTTGCAAGCGAGGATCACCACATATTCAGGGGTTGTAACGTCGGCAACTTATTCCAAATATCTACAG AGCACAAACAAGTTTACTAGAGAGCGTAACGTTGAAAGAATCAAATACATACTGTATTCTCAATTGGGAAATATAAACCGAGTTCCGATGAGTGCTTCTCGGCAACACTTGCCCGCTCCAACGGCTTCCAAGCGATTTTTCGTAGCTCCCGGAAATTCAATGGTATCCTCAACGAAAACCACCAATTTGGCAAATATGCGAAACTCTCATCCAGTCTTGCCCACAGCTCAAAGTATGCAATACAAAGACGTCAAACCGAGATATATGAATACTAATAAACCCATCAAAAACAAAGAAGCAAACGTTTTGCCAAAGAAGCAGATGTCGTCTCGAAACGTATCTTTGAATAGCAAGCAATTGTGTAAACCTGTAAACTACACGTCGCCAAACGTCAACAAAAAATTAACGAAGAAACCTAATAATGTGAACGTAACAGACAATTTGAACGTTGCAAAACAAACCCATTCGAAAAGCTACCTCAATCATAGTGTTGATAGTAGTCTCAACGGAAATAGAAAGAGCAAAGTATcagatattttaaatgaaaatcaaatcaaGAAGTCGCTCACAAAAAGCGTTCCTGTTTCGTATGTATCACCGTACAGCTTTCGACCGTTGGATAGTGCGAAGCTTCAAAAGAATCCATTCCAAACTTCAATTACATcgaaatataattacaaatcaAACGACAGGAGCAATAGGGAACTGTTGAAGACTTCCTTAACGCTTCCGGAGAAGAGTAAATCGCTTGCAGAGGATAAGAGAAATATATCGGTGAGTGATACGGCTCTCTCTGTGGACAGCAAGAAAAATTACAGAACGGCCTTcaacaaatcaccgacatttaaGAAATCAAGCCTCGACTACAGCAGCAGTTATTCTTCGCCCATCAGCCACTCGTCACAGAGGATCATCTCGACGAGTCCAAGGTTGAGGAAGGATAACGCGCCGCTGAACGTGGTCAAGAGTTTAAAAAGTAACACTAAAGGGAAGAGCACACACACATTCGCCAAGTCCACTGTCAGCAGCAGCGCAAAGGTTACCAGGAAACCCAACGCCAAGGAATCCAATTCAAACTCGCAATCATTCTCAAACAATTCCAACAAGGCAAACCCGTGTGATATTATCAATATACCCACAAAGAATCAAGAATCTGACGGGACGTCCGCCGACGACGCCACCATTTCTATGCTGATGACCCGCTCTAGGACATTCTTAAAAAGCGAACCGTCCGTCATCAGCAAGGATATCACCTTGGATGCGTCCATTGAGATGTATCCAGagtaa